From a region of the Zingiber officinale cultivar Zhangliang chromosome 4B, Zo_v1.1, whole genome shotgun sequence genome:
- the LOC121977650 gene encoding probable 3-beta-hydroxysteroid-Delta(8),Delta(7)-isomerase, with protein sequence MEGEERGGWAHPYVPKDLELPGYVPCFLSQMDIVIPYLGSTVLLVSLVWFFSGRSKLTKTDRLLMCWWAFTGLTHIIVEGYFVFSPDFYKEKTPHYLAELWKEYSKGDSRYAGRDTGILTVEIITAVLEGPASLLAVYAIATRKPYSYILQFTVSLGHLYGCLVYFIAAFLEGDNFATSPAYYWAYYVGANVWWVVIPLLIATRAWKKLTTATRAGKKLKAV encoded by the exons ATGGAGGGGGAAGAAAGAGGAGGATGGGCGCACCCCTACGTGCCCAAGGATCTGGAGTTACCGGGCTACGTACCCTGCTTCCTCTCTCAGATGGATATCGTCATCCCCTACCTCGGCAGCACCGTGCTTCTCGTCTCCCTCGTTTGGTTCTTCTCCG GGCGATCAAAGTTGACAAAGACTGATAGGTTGCTTATGTGCTGGTGGGCATTCACGGGACTGACACATATAATTGTTGAGGGTTACTTTGTTTTCTCTCCTGACTTCTACAAGGAAAAAACTCCACATTATTTAGCTGAACTTT GGAAGGAATATAGCAAAGGAGACTCGAGATACGCAGGAAGAGATACAGGAATTCTCACTGTTGAAATAATCACTGCCGTTTTAGAGGGTCCTGCCAGTCTTCTTGCAGT GTACGCAATTGCTACACGAAAACCCTACAGCTACATTCTTCAGTTTACAGTTTCTCTTGGACATCTCTATGGCTGCCTTGTTTACTTCATTGCTGCTTTTCTGGAGGGAGACAATTTCGCAACTAGCCCGGCCTATTATTGGGCATACTACGTGGGGGCAAACGTCTGGTGGGTTGTCATACCGCTGCTTATCGCAACGAGGGCTTGGAAGAAGTTAACCACAGCGACTCGAGCAGGGAAGAAGTTAAAGGCTGTATGA